One genomic segment of Mycolicibacterium psychrotolerans includes these proteins:
- a CDS encoding chorismate mutase produces the protein MNIRCALAPVAVAVGVAVALIPMAPIASAQPTHSLTDLVDAAVRRLEVAEPVAANKFHTGGPIVDPAREQQVLDSVAGQARDLQIDPAYVTTAFRDQIDATVGIEYSRLAQWTLDPAAAPADTPDLGSSRDIIDALNREMVTLMAEEWGKLHAPQCLAELDAAKAAVASARGLDPLYRQAVDLATRNYCR, from the coding sequence ATGAACATCCGTTGCGCACTCGCCCCGGTCGCCGTCGCCGTCGGTGTGGCGGTGGCCCTGATTCCGATGGCTCCCATTGCTTCGGCGCAGCCCACGCACTCGCTGACCGACCTCGTCGACGCGGCCGTGCGCCGGCTCGAGGTCGCCGAGCCCGTCGCGGCCAACAAGTTCCATACCGGCGGACCGATCGTCGACCCGGCGCGTGAACAACAGGTGCTCGACTCCGTCGCCGGCCAGGCGCGGGATCTGCAGATCGATCCGGCCTATGTGACGACCGCCTTCCGGGATCAGATCGACGCCACGGTCGGCATCGAGTACAGCCGGCTGGCGCAGTGGACGCTCGATCCTGCTGCCGCTCCGGCCGATACACCGGACCTCGGGTCGTCGCGGGACATCATCGACGCGCTCAACCGCGAGATGGTCACGCTGATGGCCGAGGAGTGGGGCAAGTTGCACGCGCCGCAGTGCCTGGCCGAACTCGACGCCGCCAAGGCGGCCGTGGCCAGCGCCCGCGGGCTGGATCCGCTTTACCGGCAGGCCGTGGATCTCGCCACGCGCAATTACTGCCGCTGA
- a CDS encoding TetR/AcrR family transcriptional regulator, translating to MSDFRQRLLDALEASIAEDGYAKTTVADIVRRARTSRRTFYEHFAGRDECFVALLSEANADQIRQIYAAVDPGAPWQKQVRQAIEAWISSAEARSALMLSWIRDVPALGAAARGLQRDAMEHFIEMVGALGDTDEFRSAGIGPVSRRRIIMLLGGLRELTAITVEEGGRMSDVTDEAVDASIALVGRWQ from the coding sequence ATGAGCGACTTCCGCCAGCGGCTGCTCGACGCCCTGGAGGCGTCGATCGCCGAGGACGGCTACGCGAAGACGACGGTCGCCGACATCGTGCGCCGGGCCAGGACGTCGCGCCGCACGTTCTACGAGCACTTCGCCGGCCGCGACGAGTGTTTCGTCGCCCTGCTGTCGGAGGCCAACGCCGACCAGATCCGGCAGATCTACGCGGCGGTCGATCCCGGCGCACCCTGGCAGAAGCAGGTGAGGCAGGCCATCGAGGCGTGGATCTCGTCGGCCGAGGCGCGATCGGCGTTGATGCTGAGCTGGATTCGCGACGTGCCGGCTCTCGGTGCCGCTGCCCGCGGGCTGCAGCGCGACGCCATGGAGCATTTCATCGAGATGGTCGGCGCACTGGGCGACACCGACGAATTCCGCTCGGCGGGAATCGGTCCCGTGTCGAGGCGGCGCATCATCATGTTGCTCGGGGGTCTTCGCGAACTGACGGCGATCACCGTCGAGGAGGGTGGCCGCATGAGCGACGTCACCGACGAAGCGGTCGACGCGTCGATCGCGCTGGTCGGCCGCTGGCAGTAG
- a CDS encoding MBL fold metallo-hydrolase, with protein MKVHHLNCGTMRPWGAGTLVCHVLLVEAADGLVLVDSGFGTLDCRRPARFGRFRRYFFRPSFDADEAAVNQIEALGYRRGDVRHIITTHFDADHIGGLADFPDAQVHVTSTEVREAMGSRSVPDRIRFRADQWAHGPRIVEHDAAGEPWRGFAAAKELTGIGPGFVLLSLPGHTQGHACVAVDAGHRWILHAGDAFFQCGTLDEDPRVPALTAFEKAVAADRKRVADNHSRLVELYRRGDPDIMIVCAHDPVLFERARATATA; from the coding sequence GTGAAGGTTCATCATCTCAATTGCGGCACGATGCGCCCCTGGGGCGCCGGGACGCTGGTCTGTCACGTCCTGCTCGTCGAGGCCGCCGACGGTCTGGTGCTCGTCGACAGCGGCTTCGGCACGCTGGACTGCCGGCGGCCCGCCCGCTTCGGCCGGTTCCGGCGGTATTTCTTCCGGCCGTCGTTCGATGCGGACGAAGCCGCCGTCAACCAAATCGAGGCGCTCGGCTATCGCCGCGGCGACGTCCGGCACATCATCACGACCCACTTCGACGCCGATCACATCGGCGGGCTGGCCGACTTCCCCGACGCGCAGGTGCACGTCACCTCCACCGAGGTGCGCGAGGCGATGGGCTCACGCTCCGTGCCCGACCGCATCCGCTTCCGGGCCGACCAGTGGGCGCACGGCCCCCGCATCGTCGAGCACGACGCCGCCGGGGAGCCGTGGCGCGGCTTCGCGGCCGCCAAGGAACTCACCGGCATCGGTCCCGGCTTCGTGCTGCTGTCGCTACCCGGCCACACCCAGGGCCACGCGTGCGTCGCCGTCGACGCCGGACACCGCTGGATCCTGCACGCCGGCGACGCGTTCTTCCAGTGCGGCACTCTCGACGAAGACCCGCGGGTGCCCGCGCTCACCGCATTCGAGAAGGCTGTCGCTGCGGATCGGAAACGGGTGGCAGACAACCACTCTCGCCTCGTCGAGCTGTACCGGCGAGGCGACCCGGACATCATGATCGTCTGTGCGCACGACCCGGTGCTGTTCGAGCGCGCCAGGGCCACCGCGACGGCCTGA
- a CDS encoding TetR/AcrR family transcriptional regulator, with product MVRPAQTARSERTREALRQAAAVRFLAQGVEETSAEQIAADAGVSLRTFYRHFASKHDLLFADYDAGLHWFRAALSSRSPEESIIESVQSAIMASPYDDSAVTKIAAMRAQELDPGRIVRHIRQVEADFAEAVEEHMAGTDPPAPGTDERMRITVTARCIAAAVFGAMEVWMLGEDRSLPELDRLCRHALALLETGIAAG from the coding sequence ATGGTCCGGCCTGCGCAGACGGCGCGTAGCGAGCGCACCCGGGAAGCCCTTCGGCAGGCGGCCGCGGTCCGATTTCTCGCCCAGGGGGTGGAGGAGACGTCGGCCGAGCAGATCGCCGCCGATGCCGGGGTGTCGTTGCGCACCTTCTACCGGCACTTCGCCTCCAAACACGACCTGCTGTTCGCCGACTACGACGCCGGCCTGCACTGGTTCCGGGCCGCACTGTCGTCACGCTCGCCGGAGGAATCGATCATCGAGTCCGTGCAGTCGGCGATCATGGCATCGCCGTATGACGATTCGGCCGTCACCAAGATCGCCGCGATGCGGGCCCAGGAGCTCGACCCGGGTCGCATCGTGCGGCACATCAGGCAGGTCGAGGCTGATTTCGCCGAGGCGGTCGAGGAGCACATGGCCGGGACCGACCCGCCGGCGCCCGGCACGGACGAGCGCATGCGGATCACCGTGACCGCGAGGTGCATCGCCGCGGCCGTGTTCGGCGCCATGGAGGTGTGGATGCTGGGGGAGGACCGCTCGTTGCCCGAGCTCGACCGGCTGTGCCGGCATGCTCTCGCTCTGCTCGAGACGGGGATCGCCGCCGGGTAG